The Fusarium poae strain DAOMC 252244 chromosome 2, whole genome shotgun sequence nucleotide sequence GAAGACGCGTCCGTGTCTTATGAGATGGGCACCCTCGACCAGGGTGGCGGCTCTGGCATAGTCCGCCATACCGAACTCATCGCCCCACTGGACGCAATTCGAGATCGGGTGCGGAAACAAGGTGGTCGGGTACAGATCCTTCTGGAACACGAAGACATCATTGAGGGCAAGTTCAGGTCCATTTACCCAATCCCTGATGTCTGTCTGGTCTTTCTGAAGGCATTTGCGGCAGAAGGCCAGGATAGAGAGTCGCTAGACCTTGATTGGAATGCTACCAAGGTCGTCGAGAGTACAGCCTCGTTGTGTTCTAATACTGTTGTTATTATCAACGGTCCAGGTGTAGTCTTGATGCCCTGGGCCGACAACGAGAACGTGACTGCTATTCTTTCAGCCCATTACCCTGGTGAAGAAATCGGCAACTCTATCGTGGATGTTCTCTGGGGTGAAACGGAGCCCGCCGGCCGCTTGCCATATACTATTCCCAAGAACCAAAGGGATTACAGCGCACCTATTTACAACCTAAGTGAACCAGCTGCCAATCCTGATGCATGGTCAGTTGATTATACAGAAGGTCAATTTATCGATTACCGGCACTTTGACGCCATGAACATTGAGCCTCAGTATGAGTTTGGGTTCGGCTTGTCATACACCACCTTTAAGATGTCAACAGAACTCACCATTGATATAGCCACCGGCATTGAAGCTCAAGTGAATGAGTCGAAGGGCAAGGCGCCTGGAGGATGGGTTGATCTTTGGGAGCAAGCAGCTACGGTATCTGTCAAGGTGCACAACACTGGTGACAGAGACGGACACGCAGTGCCTCAGCTATATGTATCGTTCCCACAAGACACAACCCCACCTGGTACCCCAGTGCGGGTTCTGAGGGGTTTCGAAAAGGTCCATCTCAAGGCTGGAGAGACTAAGAAGGTTACTCTTCCTCTCCAGAGAAGGGATCTTAGCTTCTGGGATGAGGCTACTCGTCAGTGGGTTATCCCCGAGGGCACCTTCACTTTTGCTGGTGGATTCAGCTCTCGTGACCTCCGAGCCAAGACTGAGATATCAGTGTTGAGGTAAAGCTGCGTCAAGAGCCTAGTTATAATAAGGTGGGACGAGAGGGGAAAATCGGAGCAAGTTCTTACTGAACTAGTATGTAGTATATAGTCAAGTTCAGTCCGCTGATTAGATTCCGTGTAACTTATAAATTGACCCCTTTCCCATCTATCTAATGCTCTTCCTTTACAACACGCAGTGAAGATGGAAGTGAGCTACGCCCCCACGGGGCGGACGTAGACGACTCACCTCGCATTTACCCGAAGACTAACACTGGCACAAACAAACACAGATACTGGTATCCATCAAGCCAGGGCAATAAAATAAAACGGGCCGAATAGCATCTGTAGTCAAGGGGTTTATCCCCGAATGCAGTCGAACTGTCTAACTTCAAGCTACAAGAGTGTTTGCTTTTACATATGACCCTGAGCTTGGCGGCGGCCCGGCTGACGACAGCCATACGGCCCGTGTCGGATCAATTGAATGACTGTCCTACCAGCGAGAGGGGATCGCACTCGGCAATGACGGCCTCGTGTATTCGTTCAAATGCGCTAGAGCGCGGGAATTTGCCATGCTGCTACATTAGCATATGGCTCCAGAGCGTGGACCCAAAGCTCTGAGGGAGGTAGATAGCGGGCGCGCTGGCGGCAACACCATCGTAGTCGTCGAGGTAATCTTGCGCGAGGGGAAGACCTTGCCTGCCGCCCGTCGAACAGTCGCTACAGTAGGGGTAATCATGCTCCCGGCCGTGGAAGTTCTTGAGCAGGGCCATTCAAGGTACTCAGTGGAAGCCAGGACTCAGCGTCCACCTCGTCTCCCTGACCTGGGTGGTTTAAGGTGATGGTCACATTGCAAAAGTTGAGGCCGGTTGCCTGAACTGTGGAATGGTTATAGTTGAACGCGAACGTGGCGATCTGCGTGTAGTCAAGGACGGGCGATGCGCTGAGAGAGAGGATCTCGGCATCTGGAAGGAAAGGAGCCTCAATCGGGGCACTTGCGCGGGCTGATACGGCGACGCTGGAGAACCAAATTGCTGCGTATAGGTACATATGTATTAAATGTgttatttatagatatttaATGTAGCCGAGAGCTTATCTCACATGCCTTAACTTAGTCCCGACCAAGCACGGTCCAACTCGTTTTAGATTCGGTGGCGACGTTATATAGCGAGGAAATACGAGGCTGGCGCGAATTCCAGTCCCTGAAACGGGCGAGCCCCTGTAGCTCGCTTTATAGATTAGGTTCGGGGTAGGCCGCATGTTCAAACGTGATCCACGGCGTATAGGGGTCTATTCCAAACGCGCCTTCTAACCTATGCCTTTTACTACGATAAATAAGCCTCATCTTTGCGTAACATCCTTTGGATTCTTCCTCCGCAACGAACCTGCCGTGAGTAGACGAGGTAATTTGGAGGCCTACACTCTTGCTAAGTGCTGCATTCAACTTGGACCAAATGGCTTCTTACGCCGGGCTTGGTGAATCCTCACCCCAGTCTTTCCCTCAATCTTCCGATGTTTCTGGCCATGCGACCGGAAAGAGGAGATTACTTATCATATACATTCATGGATTTTGCGGGAGTGAAGAGTCTTTTGGTCAGTTCCCTTCACATGTCCATAGCTTTCTCAAACAAGCCCTCTGCGATACCTATGTCGTCTATTCAAAGATCTATCCCCAGTACGAAACGCGCAATTCCATGGACATCGCGGTAGAGAAGTTCAGCCGCTGGCTTCAACCACATGAGAATTCTCAAACAGATGTCATTTTAGTAGGACACTCGCTAGGTGGTATCTTGGCTGCCCAGGCTGCTCTGCTAGTAAGTTCCGTCTCTACATCACAATGCCGCTGTTGACTGATTTTAAATGTAGAAAAAGTCCCTCTATTTGACTTACCAGTCACGCCGTTCTCTAGTTGGCACAATATCGTTGGACTGTCCGTTCTTGGGTCTTAACCCTGGCATTATCATTCCTGGCGTTATGTCTCTGTTTCGTCCTAATATACAAGTCGAAGCAAACGCTCAGGATGGTGACTCGGACATGCTCGAGTCACAGTACTCCTCCTCGTCTCGACTTCTGCACTTGAATCCACCCGCATCTGACATGGATACCTGCTTCAATCCCCCTTTCTTCAACGACAACGAAGTATGGCCGATAAGACGATCATCTGAGCCAAATATCGTGCAGTCTGTTTGCATCGATGGCCTCCAGGGCTGGCTCCTTGAAGCCATCGACTACTGTCTTTCTCACTGGGCATATGGGCGCTGTCTGAGGCGTCCTTGGGCCCTGAGGCTTAGATACCACGAGCTACGAGCTCTAGAGGGTTCTAATGAATTTCCCCCAACGTATGAAAAGCGAGTCACACAGGCCGGAGATCTAGGGAGGCGACCAGGAACCCGATTTTTGAATTTCTTCACTGCCAGCACACGACGGCAATCCTGCCACAGGTCGAAAGTTTCATCACTGGGGCATAGGGATGTGGACAAGGAGCAATTCTTTGAGCAGGCCGGAAAGGACCACCGAATAGACCACTTCTCTAGCGAGCCGGATTTTGACAGTTGGAGCACTGAGGTCGAGGGCATAGGCCACTACCAGCAATCTGCCACTGATGGTCTTTGCCTGCAAGAACGGACCACCGTGGTGACGCCCAAGCTTACCGACCATTGTGTGAGACTATGTCAGGTTACCAATATTTCGCACCGCTTTAGCGCGCTCTTGAGTGGCCTAGCGGAGTTCTTCTGGCGACTGTTATCACTATTTCAAGGTGGTCTAGATAGCCACTGGAATTCTGCAGAAGAACACCAAGCAGCTGGTAAAGTTGAGGTAGACAGGAAAGGTGCGGTAAAACCGGATGAGGGGCGCACATTCTGCATTCTTCCTCCCGAGGCTGATCCTACGTGGGTGCGCATTTCCATGGAGGGCATAGATGAAGTAGGCGCCCATTGCAGCCTTTTCGTTGATGACGGACCGCACTATGAGAGGTTAGTGCTTCACATGGGCAAGGAGATCGTACAATGGGTTTACGATTGTAACAGCAGCTGATACTTGCTGCAATGGCTTGGAAAAGGGCTTGGGAAATGTATTTAATTGGTCCGATAATTTCTATGACGTTTTGCAAATAGATTGTACATCAGGTATAGAAGGTTAATTTAGCTTACTTTGTATATTAAGTTGGATGTTTAATTGCTCATTAGTTTAAAGGGTTTTaatatacatacatacagaTCTACTTGAACAAGTACAATAGCACTTAAATAGCACTTTCTATATACGTTATAGAGCACTTTAGTAATATACTCTACTTATATCTTACTAGGTAAGTTgactacttaatatataatttaactCGATTATTTATAAAACTAAATACTAGtgtttaaatagtaatattagtattatCTCCGTAAATAATAAGGACTGCAGTAGCATTTCAATGTAGATGGTTTAGTCTTCTAGGTAACTTAGAGCATTATACTGATGGTAGTATACAAGCCTATCTCGCCTCTCGACTGTTCCGCTTTGCTATCAATCGCGGGGATACACTCTCGTGTATTTTCACACAGATACTAATCAACTAAACCCCACATAAGCGGTGCTCACCGCGGCTAGTGGTTTCGACACATGCCTCCTTAGTAGCAACTTGATTCGTTTAACAGGCTCGGTTACGGATTTTACTTgctaaataaagatataaccCGAGTCTTTACACGTTTATATATTGCCGCGTAGTCGGGGCATCCGAAGCTCTGACTGGTTTGATTTTAAGGGCTCGTATTCATGCCTTCAAGTATCTACATCCGGGGCTCCCCTAAGTCTGCCTTACGCAGTAAGCTCTCTTAGAGTAGAACCGTCCGCCTATATAGTCCCCGCGTGCCAAGTCGACTCAAAGCTGATATTTACAATACCTTGCATTATCGCAACAGTCCAGTCATTCATTAggcatttttattttttatttttcttcaGCAGTCACTATCCTTTACTTGCTCAGCAACTCCTCGTTTGGTCACCTCCTTCCCGATCAAGACACATCATGACACCCAACTCAACTTCCAACACCGATTTTGACGACTTCAAGCTGTACCTCTACAAGCCCTCCCTTGTAGCTGCCATCATATTTACCGTTCTTTTCGGTGTTGTTTCCGCTCGCCATTTTCAGCTTTTGTTCAAAACGAGAACGTGGTCGTTTATTCCCTTCTCCATAGGTTGCCTTGGTACGACTATAGTATCAAATCCCCGCTGCATACAAGACTAATGGTGACGTGGCTTGCGCCGCGAAATAGTGGAAACCGTTGGATATGGCGCCCGAGCATACTCGGCAACACAGACTCCCGACTGGGAGCTGATGCCTTACATCTTTCAGAacgtcttcatcctccttgGCCCAACATTCTTCGCAGCTTCCATCTACATGGTATTAGGCCGGCTCATATGCTTTCTCGAGGGGCAGCATCTCTCTATGATCAAGGTGAATCGGCTTACCAAAATCTTCTTGCTGGGAGACATTCTCTCCTTTTTCGGGCAAGGTGGAGGTGGGACAGCATTAAAAAACCCCCAACGCTTTAAGACCAGAATAACTAACCCTACCAGGTGGCGGACTCATCGCTAGTGCTAGCGACAAAAAAAGCCAAGATCTTGGCAACAATATCATTTTTGTCGGTCTCGCGATTCAGGTCATCTTTTTCGGCGGCTTCATGGTGATCACGGCAATTTTCCACGTGCGCATACTAAGGCAGCCTACCAAAAGGTCACAAACCACGGGTGCTCCATGGCAGGCGTTCATGGCCGTACTCTACCTTACAAGTGCGCTTATCATGGTGCGGTCTGTCTTTCGGATGATAGAATATGCTCAAGGCCATGATGGTGCATTGATCTCTAAGGAGATTTACGCCTACATGCTAGACGCCCTGCTCATGATTGTCGTTGCGGCCATCCTCACTGTACGCCACCCAAGTGCGATCTTTACATACCAGGCTATGTCCGATCTTTTCGGTCATAACTCGGGTAATGTCGACAATATGCCAATGGTTACCCCACGGCCATACGTGGTGTTACCCTAAGCCCAACCAGATATTACTTTTGAGGTCTCTCGGCCTTCGATAGCGAGAAAATATGGTCTCGGTGAAGAGTGAAAAGTGAGCGATCAGTTGTTAGATGGGAAATGTTAGGGGAACAGTCGGAAATTGTTGGGCGATAATAATTCACCAAATTACCTTGGTGGGTGTCCTTACGTCTCATCAACTGAATGAGTAAGTAGAGTTAGTTTGTTTCATACCTCCTTGGATCAAATCATATTCGTCAGCTATAACGATATTTTCCACACAATCTGTTTCATTCAAACTTGAATCCTTCATGGTCACACAGCCCTTGTATCGTGATGACCTTGGTGGGACGATGTGACAGAAAATGTCAGTATTGGCGGATAATTGAGTATCGATCGTAGTCAAGTCAGTAATATTGCGTCTAGGGGATTGTGAGCGTTGGGTATTTATCCGTCGTGACCCTAATATGATTGATCCTGCTGTAGGTTATGTTTCCCTGGTGGTCATTTCTGACAAACGGGACATAGTGAGGTGATTCCAGGCGTCTTCCACTACCTGCAAATTACAAGAGTCGTACACGTTGTATGCCTTCGGGTTTCTTCGTATTTATAAGTCACAAGTGGGCCGCAAGTGCGCAACAAAAGTTGTATCCACTTCCACAAATAGCCCTGCCTCACAATTTTCTACCCCACTTCGTAGATCTTCCATAATTCAAGCTCCGAACGCCTAAACAACATAGGGCATCAGAATGGCAAAAGCTATCACACTAATGGGGGCCACCTTGGGTACACATTGTCACTGCATAGGTCAAATTCGGGTTTGCAGACTGAAGAGTATATGTTTGCTACATTTTTTCCCCTCCCTCCCTTGCTCGGATTCCCGAAAACTCTGTCTGTGTCAAAGCTGAAAACAGAAGGGGCGCGTTGTGGATGGAAGTAGTGGGGGTTCGATACGCCCTTCGCGTTGGACTCGCGTTCATTCGTAATACTTCTGCGCTCGCATACGAGACGCTAACTACGTACGGTAAATTGGCTACCAGTCATGTGCCCCTGTCTAGCTTGAACCCCACCTGCGCCGCCTTGTTCCAAAAGCTCCATTGCTCTGGGGCTTTTAAAATCGCAATGTTTTCCCGAAAGTATACCGTCATTGACCTCGCATTCTAACGTGCCCGAATCTGAGCTGCAGCACCTGACATAAGAGAGCCATCGGAATGACACCCGAGCCCTCTGGCCAAAGCGAGAGTCGTCGCACTCACAGAAAGTCAAAGACAGGCTGCGATACGTGCAAGAAAAGGCGTGTCAAGTGTGATGAGGCTCGTCCAAGGTGCGCCAAGTGTACCTTTGGGAACCGAACCTGCTCTTATGCAGCTGCGCCAGGCCAAGGGCCTGACCAAGCCCGACTGAATACGACCGTCGCAGGCAGTGTTAGCAACAGCCCAGCGGGAACTCCCTCATCTACTGCATTGCTTGCTGCGGCAGCTGAAGCGAGGTCACCCGCGGCAGCTCCAGGTCGCTATGACGCCGTCCACATGAGTCTATTCTACTATGCCATTGTAAATACGACTAGCTTTATGGGATTAGGTGGTGACTCGAGCCTGGTGGTGGAGAGTGCTCTGAATAGCACGCGCGTGGCCCCCTACCTCCTCGATCAATTGCTTGCTCTTAGTGCTTTATACCAATCTACTACAGCGCAGGCAAGCCAGGATCTCTACCTCCGGTATGCCACCGAACTGCAGACGCGGGCCTTGGCCCAGTTCCTCGAAACCCGTGGGAATATCAGCGAGACAAACTTCATACCCGCCTTCCTTTTCACCTCCTTCCTCGGGTTCCACGTCCTATACAATACTTTAAGAGACCATCAGGATAATCTCGGCGAGTTTGTTAGCGCGTTTGTAGATTACGCGCGAGTTCACCGGGGGATCCGCGCCGTGACAGCCGACTATTGGCCCCAGATTCTTGCCTCGAATTTGGCTCCCCTTCTAGGCATCGTGGAGATTGGCAACAGAATTGACCACCTGGAAGCCGGGATTGAGACTATTGAGCTGCGTAAACAGTTAGAAGCACTGTTAGATTCCTCAAGAATACCGGTTCCTGCGTCCATTGACGCTCTACAGCGGATGCAATGGGTGCTTGATCTTGCAAACCAGAATGCCCAAAGCTCCAGCATCAAAATCCAGGCCGCCCTAGCCTGGCCGGTTATTATTTCAGATGATTATATTGATGCGTTATATCTACGCCATCCTGAGGCTCTGGCAGTCTTGGCTttcttccttgcctttgtGTACGAAAATCGATCGTATTGGGTCTTCCAACCTTGTTCAGGGTCACTTATCGAAGCACTAGCCAGCCATCTTGGACCGTTTTGGAAGGAAGGTTTGAGTTGGCCGCTGTCAAAACTCGTTGGTTCTTGATGCATTGCCCTTATGACGGGCCCTCTTGTAGCGTACTTGGTAGATAAAGAGGTTAAAGGCGCTTCGTAGATCATCTTGACATCTTTTGCAAGGAGGTCATCAGGCAATCATTACATTACACCCTTTGCAGCTTAAAGAAAAGGCCAAGGGCTTCCCTCTCTACATTGTGCCTCAAGTCAAAGACCAGCGTGCGCATACATAGCTAGCAcaatatgatagatacagcGCCAAATGACTGAAGCAACATGGAAAGTTGACCCTGTCGTAGTTCGGTACCAATGTCCCCAAAAAGGGTTATGCTTCGTAGACTTGCCTTGTGTTAGTCGCATTGCAACGACCGGATTGAGAGCCACGGTGCATTTCAATTCATGGCCGTTCTACCCAGTCTTGATGAAATCACATCACGTTAGATCCTTGCAGAAAAGGGAATTCGTTGCATAAATCATTTCAATCCGCGACTTTAGTTGACGCATTAATAGACTAGCAGTACTTGGCGTCTCTTGGTGCCTTCACCACCTTATCAGTTGTCCAAAGCCTAGTCACATCGTCTTCAAAGTCTCAGGGGAATGTTACAATATTGACGGATTTGAATTGCTGGACTGATAGGCCGCGTAAACAAGACAGCAGGTCAATTTGCTAAAGTTTTATTCGCAGTAACAACTTCGTGTATATCTGGTCTTACTAATTATACGACTTTGTGGGAATAATTCAACTAGTAACATATCTTAACGTTTCGGCGGGCAAGCGGAATACCCCATTATAACAGAAATACTCTCAACCGTTAAAGAAAGCCATGTTTACCATCCGAATATTCGTAGTAGATTTTATTAGTAACTAGGTGTTTAATTCTCAAATAACGATATTTTacattataataaagagcaAGCAAAAACTAAAAAAgaagataatataaaattcTGACGAAATTCGTTAACTCGGATGAATCAAAAGTCTATGAGGTTAATCTAGTCTAATAATGTACGCTTAAGCATATGGGGATTGGCAAAGTGGCCTCTCATTGCCTTCAGTTTTCAGCGCAAAGCATTCCGCTGTGCAAATCATACTGCCAATTTTCACTACCAAAGCCCGAAAGCACGTAGAGACTATCAGTAGGGTCTTATGCTTATCTGCGTCGCAAGCTTATCATATACGTTAATCCAAGATTAACCGTCGATCCTGCTTTGTAGCCCCTCTTATGGAGTCCAGTGCTACACGCGTGTAATACGAGCAAGAACGATGACTCGGGTTCGTCAAAGCTTGGCACACTGGAGCCTAACGTCAGCCTTTCAGGCCTAAAGGCGTGCTCCGCGATTTTAGTAAGCACTTCACCTTGGGGCTTTCAGATATAGGTTAAGAATTTTTAATAGAGAAGTGGGATGGAGTAATATCAAGATGAGTATTACCTAGAGTTCCGAgagaaagcctttaatagATCTCGTTACTTGATGAAATGCTAAACTCTGGGATCTCTACAATAGTCTGTAAAAGAAAATCCACTGTGCAATCCTCTAGAGTGATAGCTGCAATAACCACCATATGGTCCGGCATTGGAAGAACCCTTGCAGTGGCAATAACAAGATATGCAACCCTGGCTATGCAGATACGGCTGGTTGTGAGTCTAGAACGGTAAAAGCTAGAGCATGCCGGCAACCAGGTAGCTCaagattaagaaaaaagtaagATTATGATTGCTTCCTTAATTTTAGTTCGTTTAGACATACCAAGTTATCGCATACATTTGTTCTTTCCTATTCCCTTTAAGGATGACCGTGGATGCCCACTTAATGCTTTCTTAGTTTTGATAGAACCTTAAATGCATCGTATTGATTCGGGAACACGTGCGTCAGGCGAAGCCGAAACGCGAGGCACTTGACCAAGCCCAAATAAGCTAATAGAGCATTGGCCCGGCTATCACGCAGGACGTTCCATATTAATTGCTGCCTAGACCCCTTGTATGCTCTTCC carries:
- a CDS encoding hypothetical protein (SECRETED:SignalP(1-18)) gives rise to the protein MYLYAAIWFSSVAVSARASAPIEAPFLPDAEILSLSASPVLDYTQIATFAFNYNHSTVQATGLNFCNVTITLNHPGQGDEVDAESWLPLSTLNGPAQELPRPGA
- a CDS encoding hypothetical protein (TransMembrane:7 (o17-38i50-69o89-109i129-151o163-185i206-227o242-261i)), which codes for MTPNSTSNTDFDDFKLYLYKPSLVAAIIFTVLFGVVSARHFQLLFKTRTWSFIPFSIGCLVETVGYGARAYSATQTPDWELMPYIFQNVFILLGPTFFAASIYMVLGRLICFLEGQHLSMIKVNRLTKIFLLGDILSFFGQGGGGGLIASASDKKSQDLGNNIIFVGLAIQVIFFGGFMVITAIFHVRILRQPTKRSQTTGAPWQAFMAVLYLTSALIMVRSVFRMIEYAQGHDGALISKEIYAYMLDALLMIVVAAILTVRHPSAIFTYQAMSDLFGHNSGNVDNMPMVTPRPYVVLP